A single region of the Sorghum bicolor cultivar BTx623 chromosome 9, Sorghum_bicolor_NCBIv3, whole genome shotgun sequence genome encodes:
- the LOC8061285 gene encoding transcription repressor OFP1, producing MSNHHRFKLSHLMPNSWFYKLWDTKKPRPPSKRNCETTRISKRSSHYCHGSITPKPLPLSPHPSYSYYPNTKHNMSLDQKLRPSTLHLNPKASDIQFPRDHHHHHRPASTMVIDAKHEFQGLQLRPIRTRAVLTGSTSGTCPSSPRLRRTRLPALNGNSVITTTSAIGGRRSAARRSLAVVKTSTDPPRDFKESMVEMIVENDMNAPEDMQELLECYLSLNSREYHGVIKEVFREIWLQIVQDIAED from the coding sequence atgagcaaCCATCACAGGTTCAAGCTATCCCATCTCATGCCAAACTCTTGGTTCTACAAGCTGTGGGACACGAAGAAACCCAGGCCACCAAGCAAAAGAAACTGCGAAACAACAAGAATCTCTAAGAGATCAAGCCACTACTGTCATGGAAGCATCACTCCCAAACCGCTTCCATTATCTCCACACCCTTCCTACTCCTACTACCCAAACACAAAGCATAATATGTCACTTGATCAGAAGCTACGCCCCTCCACTCTTCATCTTAATCCAAAGGCATCAGACATCCAATTCCCTAGagatcaccaccaccaccatcgcccAGCAAGCACCATGGTCATTGATGCCAAGCACGAGTTTCAAGGCTTGCAGCTACGTCCGATTCGCACAAGGGCAGTGCTTACTGGATCTACAAGCGGTACATGCCCGAGCTCACCGAGGCTGAGGAGAACAAGGTTACCTGCTCTCAATGGCAATAGCGTCATCACTACTACGAGTGCTATTGGTGGACGTAGAAGCGCTGCTAGGAGGAGCCTCGCCGTCGTCAAAACGTCGACAGACCCTCCCAGGGATTTCAAGGAGAGCATGGTGGAGATGATCGTCGAGAACGACATGAACGCACCGGAGGATATGCAGGAACTTCTTGAGTGCTACTTGTCTCTCAACTCGAGGGAGTACCATGGAGTTATAAAGGAGGTCTTCAGGGAAATTTGGCTTCAGATTGTCCAAGATATTGCTGAAGATTGA